From the genome of Novipirellula aureliae, one region includes:
- a CDS encoding addiction module protein — MELPSEILNMSAVDRLQLIGRIWDSINDDGPPPISDSQREILDKRLAAFEADPNKGESWDQVRSELFGDE; from the coding sequence ATGGAACTTCCGTCCGAAATTTTGAACATGTCGGCTGTCGATCGTCTGCAACTAATCGGCAGGATCTGGGACAGCATCAACGACGACGGTCCACCCCCGATTAGCGATAGCCAGAGAGAGATTCTCGATAAACGCTTGGCGGCATTTGAGGCCGATCCGAACAAAGGTGAGTCTTGGGACCAAGTTCGCTCCGAGCTTTTTGGTGACGAATGA
- a CDS encoding type II toxin-antitoxin system RelE/ParE family toxin, producing the protein MTLRLVIEPSAKADIIVARDWYEAQRPGLEREFRDELAAVFRRIESNPLGIAIVHRDVRQIGLKRFPYVVSFIVRDDSLFVIAILHGRRDETTWQDR; encoded by the coding sequence ATGACCCTGCGTTTGGTAATTGAGCCCAGTGCGAAGGCCGATATCATTGTGGCAAGAGATTGGTACGAAGCCCAGCGTCCGGGCTTGGAGCGTGAGTTTCGGGACGAACTGGCGGCAGTGTTTCGGCGGATCGAATCGAATCCGCTTGGTATTGCGATCGTTCATCGCGACGTTCGGCAAATCGGTTTGAAACGATTCCCTTACGTTGTCAGTTTTATTGTTCGCGACGATTCGCTCTTCGTGATCGCAATCCTTCACGGACGACGGGATGAGACGACATGGCAAGACCG
- a CDS encoding RusA family crossover junction endodeoxyribonuclease translates to MLLVEVPHPPSINHYWRRVGPRTLISKGGREFRRDVCRLLRDMEVRPITGPLSVDVLIHPPDRRRRDIDNVLKALLDALQHGGAYEDDNQIVDLSIHKRCPIKGGKAIVRIEETDGRLCPQLSPRK, encoded by the coding sequence GTGTTGCTCGTCGAAGTGCCCCACCCTCCCAGTATCAATCATTACTGGCGGCGGGTGGGGCCGCGGACGTTGATCAGCAAAGGTGGTCGCGAATTTCGTCGTGACGTTTGCCGTTTGCTTCGTGACATGGAGGTCCGCCCCATCACCGGCCCGCTGTCGGTCGATGTGTTGATTCACCCGCCCGATCGTCGCCGACGTGACATCGACAACGTGCTCAAAGCACTGCTCGATGCACTCCAGCACGGCGGTGCGTACGAAGACGATAACCAAATCGTCGATCTCTCCATCCACAAACGCTGTCCGATTAAGGGCGGCAAAGCAATCGTCCGAATTGAGGAAACCGATGGTCGCCTTTGCCCACAACTATCGCCCCGCAAATAG
- a CDS encoding DUF669 domain-containing protein — translation MATLNFDANQVEPTNSLEPIPAGKYVAVITDSEMKPTKAGTGQYLQLTFEIIDGEFKGRLLWVRLNLDNPNETAVQIAQAELSAICRAAGVMIAKDSQELHSLPMVISVRLKRRIDTGDMQNEIRGYSATATAPVADSAPASTAPWKR, via the coding sequence ATGGCTACACTCAACTTTGATGCCAACCAAGTCGAACCCACCAACTCGCTCGAACCGATTCCCGCCGGCAAGTACGTTGCCGTGATCACGGACAGCGAGATGAAGCCGACGAAGGCGGGCACCGGACAATACTTGCAACTCACGTTCGAGATCATCGATGGTGAGTTCAAGGGCCGTTTGTTGTGGGTTCGTTTGAACCTCGACAACCCGAACGAAACCGCCGTGCAAATCGCTCAAGCGGAATTGTCAGCGATCTGCCGTGCCGCCGGTGTAATGATTGCCAAGGACAGTCAAGAACTGCATTCGTTGCCGATGGTGATCAGCGTTCGGCTAAAACGTCGCATCGACACCGGCGATATGCAGAACGAAATCCGTGGCTATTCTGCAACGGCAACCGCTCCAGTCGCTGATTCGGCGCCAGCGTCGACCGCGCCGTGGAAACGCTGA
- a CDS encoding ATP-binding protein, which translates to MLETIQSGKQSKPPRVLLYGVEGIGKSTFGSEAPKPIFIQTEDGLDEIDCDRFPLATKFDEVIAVLKTLVNEKHDYESVVIDSLDWLERLVWDKLCHQYGVESIEKVDGGYARGYMHALSLWREVLDLLGVLRSRGMVIVLIAHSKVERFEDPESSPYDRYSPRLHKHAAALVKEWCDAVLFATRKMRTQSEDGGFNRKRTIAHAIGKDGGERVIRAYGSPTCVAKNRYGIAEELPLSWSAFINAMSTN; encoded by the coding sequence ATGCTTGAAACCATCCAGTCCGGCAAACAATCTAAACCACCGCGTGTCCTACTTTACGGGGTCGAAGGCATCGGGAAATCGACCTTCGGCAGCGAAGCCCCTAAGCCAATCTTCATTCAAACCGAAGATGGCCTCGACGAGATCGACTGCGATCGATTCCCATTGGCGACAAAGTTCGATGAAGTCATCGCAGTACTGAAAACGCTCGTCAATGAGAAGCATGATTACGAATCGGTTGTGATCGACTCGCTCGATTGGCTCGAACGTCTTGTCTGGGACAAGTTGTGCCATCAATACGGGGTCGAGTCAATCGAAAAGGTCGACGGAGGCTACGCCCGCGGCTACATGCACGCGTTGTCGCTATGGCGTGAAGTACTCGACCTGCTCGGCGTGTTGCGTTCGCGTGGCATGGTGATCGTGTTGATCGCTCACTCCAAAGTCGAGCGATTTGAGGATCCGGAAAGCTCGCCCTACGACCGCTATTCGCCGCGACTCCACAAACACGCTGCGGCCCTCGTGAAAGAGTGGTGCGACGCTGTTTTGTTCGCCACTCGCAAGATGCGAACGCAGAGCGAAGATGGAGGCTTTAACCGCAAACGAACCATCGCTCATGCCATCGGCAAAGACGGCGGCGAACGTGTCATTCGTGCCTACGGCTCACCGACCTGCGTGGCGAAGAACCGCTACGGAATCGCCGAAGAACTGCCGCTTTCGTGGTCGGCGTTCATCAACGCCATGTCAACCAACTGA